The following proteins are co-located in the Calliphora vicina chromosome 2, idCalVici1.1, whole genome shotgun sequence genome:
- the LOC135950679 gene encoding uncharacterized protein LOC135950679, with translation MAPLPPTRCNLSLPFQITGVDFAGPFELKASALRKSTLVKGYVNVFVCCSTKAVHLEVCSDLSSAAFQAAFSRFIGRRELPQRVVSDNGRNFLGASRELLREFSSFIKNASQDTAHKYLTHGFEWKFIPPHAPHMGGLWEAAVKSFKFHLKRITDAQKYLYEEFSTILTRIEGVLNSRPISALSEDPSDLTALTPGHFLRGAPIMAFPEQYYQDISVINRWEKLKAIHQLSIRWKNDYLKTLHKRYK, from the coding sequence ATGGCTCCTTTACCCCCTACCAGATGCAATTTGTCTCTACCTTTTCAAATAACAGGCGTTGACTTTGCTGGGCCATTTGAGCTCAAAGCATCAGCTTTACGAAAATCAACACTTGTCAAAGGGTACGTCAACGTATTTGTTTGCTGCAGTACGAAAGCTGTGCATTTAGAAGTATGCTCCGATCTGTCTTCAGCGGCATTTCAAGCTGCATTTTCTCGTTTCATTGGGAGGCGAGAACTACCCCAAAGAGTAGTATCTGACAATGGTAGAAACTTTCTAGGGGCCAGTAGAGAACTTTTACGAGAATTTtcctcttttataaaaaacgcaTCTCAAGATACAGCTCATAAGTATTTGACACACggctttgagtggaaatttattCCTCCACACGCTCCTCACATGGGCGGCTTATGGGAAGCCGCTGTAAAAAGTTTCAAATTTCACTTAAAACGAATTACTGATGCTCAAAAATACTTATATGAAGAATTTTCAACAATTCTAACTCGAATTGAAGGCGTACTAAACTCTCGCCCAATATCAGCTCTATCTGAAGATCCATCAGATTTAACTGCCCTAACCCCAGGACATTTCCTTAGAGGAGCCCCGATAATGGCTTTCCCAGAACAATATTATCAAGATATATCTGTTATTAATAGGTGGGAAAAATTAAAAGCAATTCATCAATTATCTATTCGTTGGAAAAATGATTATCTCAAAACTTTACACAAACGTTACAAATAG